The sequence below is a genomic window from Pleurocapsa sp. PCC 7327.
AGGCATTGTCTGAGATAATTAGCTCGAAATCTTCAAACGTCTGCGCCAAAATTGAATCCAAAGCCTCGGCGATAAATCGTGCGCCATTGTATACTGGCAATCCAATGCTCAATGTAGGGTTATTATTTTTCATTTGCCTCCTTTATCTTTTCTCTTTTACCGTTAAATTTTGGCTCCTAGATCTCCTATAGTTTGCTCGCTGCTGGCTATTAATAAATCAGACAATTATTTCAAAACATTAGTTTATTTATTTGTTGGCAGTGATTTTTAACGATCGAATTCTTTCAAATAACTAGCAATTGCCTCGATTAAGTTTTGAATATCATCTAAGCTATGATGCACAGTAACAGTAAAACGGATGCCAGTTCTTTCTGGTGGAACGGCGGGGAAAGTAGCAACATTGAAGTAGTAACCATCTCTTCGTAAATTTTCTGCCAAAAACCTAGTTTTATCGCGTTTCCCAACCCTAACAAAAAAGATAGGAGCTATTAATTCTTCGATAGGCACGTTATATTTTTTCAATAGCTCGTTACAATATTTAATTCTCGTCAGTAAATCGGATTGAAGCGTTCTTATCTCATCCGATAAATGAACCTTCGCGGATGCAATACATGCTCCCAGTAAGGGAGGCTGCATGGGTCCTGTAAATATAAGTGGTTCTCCACAGGTTCTAACCCGTTGACTCCATTTCTTTTCTGGAAACACTAATGCGCCTCCCGCCGCACCAAACGATTTATTTAGAGACGTAGCAATTACCATCTTGCTATGTAATTTAATCGTATCTAGCATATATCCACGCCCAGATATTCCCTTCCAACTCATGCCATGAGCATCATCTACATACACATATAACCGTTCGTAATCGTTCAGCATATCTTCTAAAGTCTTTAATGGCCCTATATCGCCATGCATGGAATATATGCTGTCAATCATGTACCAAATACGAGAAGCCCTATTTCGCAGTTCTTTAATTTTCTGTTCTAGAATATCCAGACGATTATGGGGAATTTCGATCGCTTCGACACCATTTTCCAAGGATTTTAGTAAGTTTACAGCCATGCGCACAGTATTATGAACGTGGCGATCGAGGACGATAACATCCTTACTCTCAATCGTTACAGGAATTACTGACATATGTGCAAGTGTTGTAGAAGGCAGAACAATTACGCAGTCGGCAGAAACATTAAAAATTTGAGCCAACAAAGCTTCCAGTTCAGAATGTTGACCGCTAGCTACATAAGCACGAGAAGAAGAAAATTGAGTGCCATATCTTAAGGCACCTTCGATCGCACCATCAATCAAGCGTCTGTCAGTTTCCAATCCCAGATAACTACCAGAACCAAAGTTAATCAAATCCTGTCCGTGGATTTTTATCGTCCTGCCATTCAATTCGTCATCTTCTACAGATAAATAACAATATCCTTTTTGGATTCCTTCTGTCATATATTTCTCTACAATATTCAGATATTTATAACGTTTAATATGTGACATTTTTTTGATTCCTTTGTTTGGTTTATTTTGGATTTAGTTTTTAAAAATATGATTGGCATTTGTTTGTCGCTCCGTGCAAAATTTTTTATTCAATCTATTTAGTTATTTAGGAACAAGTTTTCTTTGCTGCACGGCTTCTAAGTTAGCTTGATAATCCGAAAATTCTGTTCCCATTAACTTATCCCACCAAGTAAAAATCAAGGCATAATTCCCATTAAATCTCTCATGGTGCATATTGTGGTGAGTGCAGGGAGTTTTCCAATTAGTCAACCAAGATT
It includes:
- a CDS encoding aminotransferase class I/II-fold pyridoxal phosphate-dependent enzyme, whose translation is MSHIKRYKYLNIVEKYMTEGIQKGYCYLSVEDDELNGRTIKIHGQDLINFGSGSYLGLETDRRLIDGAIEGALRYGTQFSSSRAYVASGQHSELEALLAQIFNVSADCVIVLPSTTLAHMSVIPVTIESKDVIVLDRHVHNTVRMAVNLLKSLENGVEAIEIPHNRLDILEQKIKELRNRASRIWYMIDSIYSMHGDIGPLKTLEDMLNDYERLYVYVDDAHGMSWKGISGRGYMLDTIKLHSKMVIATSLNKSFGAAGGALVFPEKKWSQRVRTCGEPLIFTGPMQPPLLGACIASAKVHLSDEIRTLQSDLLTRIKYCNELLKKYNVPIEELIAPIFFVRVGKRDKTRFLAENLRRDGYYFNVATFPAVPPERTGIRFTVTVHHSLDDIQNLIEAIASYLKEFDR